The following are encoded together in the Anoplopoma fimbria isolate UVic2021 breed Golden Eagle Sablefish chromosome 9, Afim_UVic_2022, whole genome shotgun sequence genome:
- the LOC129096175 gene encoding dynein regulatory complex subunit 4-like, whose amino-acid sequence MPPKNKSKKAVKGKSSAVVDGLSTDEMSKDQLEEHIVRLREELDREREERSYFQLERDKIQAFWEISKRSLEETKAELRNRHREREEAEARHQVEITVYKQKLKHVLSEHHGTISGMKVDGVALNTLVQNQHAESDLGLRKELRCQQEDFREKKRYNENGLKELKLKHQVELMELVNNCDKKIREMEIKYHKKMQSMTEAESKKRQADVTDLEDRMKSRVMTLIKQHDRALRGAEDYYSSVQNKILLDKSMLKEELSKSARLHSQVDRHLKTARQENKLLSESLQETQQKLPELRKQLQEYKQTKARIVATRARVKVLEKELRDLSLEHELLLQAFEKVQQERDELLKKQTEAILDIQQKSGLKQLLLERKLAALTETVEKKEAQLCAALSASNIDQTAGSRAANKLEEILESKQATIDAFQCDLARDCQEYDSLLQTCQEKLKALGVPLYDFPFRPSEQVLGGQTRVQNSPGSASKP is encoded by the exons ATG CCACCCAAGAATAAAAGCAAGAAGGCCGTGAAGGGGAAGTCTTCGGCCGTGGTGGACGGGCTGTCTACAGATGAGATGTCCAAGGACCAG CTGGAGGAGCACATCGTCCGCCTGCGAGAGGAGCTGGACCGAGAGCGGGAGGAGAGGAGCTACTTCCAGCTGGAGAGGGACAAGATCCAGGCCTTCTGGGAAATCTCCAAGAGGAGCCTGGAGGAGACGAAGGCCGAGCTGAGGAACAGAcaccgagagagagaggaggcagaggccCGCCACCAAGTGGAGATTACT GTGTACAAGCAGAAGCTGAAGCACGTCCTGTCTGAACACCACGGTACGATCTCTGGGATGAAGGTGGACGGCGTGGCCTTGAACACGCTGGTCCAGAACCAGCACGCAGAGTCCGACCTCGGGCTTCGGAAAGAACTGCGCTGCCAGCAGGAGGACTTCAGGGAGAAGAAGCGCTACAACGAAAACGGCCTCAAGGAGCTGAAGCTA AAGCACCAGGTGGAGTTAATGGAGCTGGTAAACAACTGTGATAAAAAAATCAGAG AAATGGAGATCAAATATCACAAGAAAATGCAGTCGATGACCGAAGCGGAGTCCAAGAAGCGGCAGGCCGATGTCACCGACCTGGAGGACAGAATGAAAAGTCGCGTTATGACTCTGATCAAGCAACACGACAGAGCTCTCAGAGGCGCCGAGGATTACTACTCCTCtgttcaaaacaaaatactgtTGGATAAGAGTATGCTGAAG GAAGAACTCTCAAAGTCGGCGAGGCTTCACTCCCAAGTGGACAGACATCTTAAAACAGCCAGGCAGGAGAACAAACTTCTGAGTGAGTCTCTGCAGGAAACCCAGCAGAAGCTTCCGGAGTTACGCAAGCAGCTGCAAGAGTACAAGCAGACCAAAGCTAGGATCGTG GCGACTAGAGCTCGAGTGAAGGTCCTTGAAAAGGAGCTGAGGGACCTGTCGTTGGAgcatgagctgctgctgcaggcgTTTGAGAAG GTTCAGCAGGAGCGCGATGAGCTGCTGAAGAAGCAGACGGAGGCCATCCTGGACATTCAGCAGAAGAGCGGACTGAAGCAGTTGTTGCTGGAGAGGAAGTTGGCAGCGCTGACCGAAACTGTGGAGAAGAAGGAGGCTCAGCTCTGCGCCGCACTCTCCGCCTCCAACATCGACCAAACGGCAGGAAGCAGGGCGGCAAACAAACTCGag GAAATACTGGAGTCTAAACAAGCCACCATCGACGCCTTCCAGTGCGACTTGGCTCGAGATTGTCAG GAGTACGACAGCCTGCTGCAGACCTGTCAGGAGAAGCTGAAGGCTTTGGGCGTCCCTCTGTACGACTTCCCCTTCAGGCCTTCGGAGCAGGTCCTGGGGGGACAGACTCGGGTACAGAACTCTCCGGGTTCTGCCTCCAAACCCTGA